The Neovison vison isolate M4711 chromosome 13, ASM_NN_V1, whole genome shotgun sequence genome includes a region encoding these proteins:
- the DCAF4 gene encoding DDB1- and CUL4-associated factor 4: protein MHKNSLQNRRRRRRSHQQNPWFRQQGSDERGSLVAQQSSQDSGHVGDDEAPSTSSGAAGSSSVPDLPGYYFDPEKKRYFRLLPGHNNCNPLTKEGIRQKEMESKRLQLLEEEDKQKKKIARMGFNASSLLQKSKLGFLNVTSYCRLAHELRVSCMQRKKVQIQSSDPSALASDRFNLILADTNSDRLFTVNDVKVGGSKYGIISLRGLKTPSLKVHMHENLYFTNRKVNSVCWASLNHLDSHILLCLMGIAETPGCATLLPASLFVSSHPGDRPGMLCSFRIPGAWSCAWSLNIQANNCFSTGLSRRVLVTNVVTGHRQSFGTNSDVLAQQFALMAPLLFNGCRSGEIFAIDLRCRNQGKGWKATRLFHDSAVTSVQILQEEQNLMASDMAGTIKLWDLRTTKCIRQYEGHVNEYAYLPLHVHEEEGIVVAVGQDCYTRIWSFHDACLLRTIPSPHPTSKADIPSVAFSSRLGGFRGAPGLLMAVQQDLYCFSYS from the exons ATGCATAAAAACAGCTTGCAGAATAGAAGACGTAGGAGAAGGAGTCACCAGCAGAACCCTTGGTTCAGACAACAGGGTTCTGATGAGAG GGGCAGCTTAGTGGCACAGCAAAGTTCACAGGATTCTGGCCACGTCGGCGATGACGAGGCCCCATCGACCTCATCTGGCGCAGCGGGGAGTTCTTCCGTGCCAG ATCTGCCGGGGTATTACTTTGACCCTGAAAAGAAACGCTATTTCCGCTTGCTCCCTGGCCATAATAACTGCAACCCCCTCACAAAGGAGGGCATCCGGCAGAAGGAGATGGAAAGCAAAAGGCTGCAGCTGCTGGAGGAAGAAGACAAGCAGAAAAAG aaaatagccAGGATGGGTTTTAATGCGTCGTCATTGCTACAGAAAAGCAAGCTGGGTTTTCTCAATGTCACCAGTTACTGCCG tTTAGCTCATGAGCTGCGAGTGAGCTGCATGCAGAGGAAAAAGGTCCAGATTCAGAGCTCGGATCCCTCCGCTTTGGCAAGCGACCGATTTAACCTCATACTG GCGGATACCAACAGTGACCGGCTCTTCACAGTGAATGATGTCAAAGTCGGAGGCTCCAAGTATGGCATCATCAGCCTGCGAGGTCTGAAGACCCCCTCGCTCAAGGTGCATATGCACGAAAACCTGTACTTCACCAACCGGAAG GTGAACTCTGTGTGCTGGGCCTCGCTGAATCACTTGGATTCCCACATTCT GCTCTGCCTCATGGGCATCGCAGAGACTCCCGGCTGCGCCACCCTGCTCCCAGCGTCCCTGTTCGTCAGTAGTCACCCAG GAGACCGGCCCGGCATGCTCTGCAGTTTCCGGATCCCCGGGGCCTGGTCCTGTGCGTGGTCCCTCAACATTCAGGCAAATAACTGCTTCAGCACAG GCTTGTCTCGGCGGGTCCTCGTGACCAATGTGGTGACGGGACATCGGCAGTCCTTTGGGACCAACAGTGATGTCTTGGCCCAACAGTTTGCTCTCATG GCTCCTTTGCTATTTAACGGCTGCCGTTCTGGGGAGATCTTTGCCATAGATCTGCGTTGTCGAAACCAGGGCAAGGGCTGGAAGGCCACCCGCCTTTTCCATGACTCAGCAGTGACTTCTGTGCAGATCCTCCAAGAAGAGCAAAACCTGATGGCGTCTGACATGGCGGGAACG ATCAAGCTGTGGGACCTGAGGACCACTAAGTGTATAAGGCAGTATGAAGGTCATGTGAACGAGTACGCCTACCTGCCCCTGCATGTGCACGAGGAAGAAGGCATTGTGGTAGCAG TGGGCCAGGACTGCTACACGAGAATCTGGAGCTTCCACGATGCCTGCCTGCTCAGAACCATACCCTCCCCACACCCTACCTCCAAGGCTGACATCCCCAGTGTGGCCTTCTCTTCTCGGCTTGGGGGTTTCCGGGGAGCCCCAGGGCTGCTCATGGCTGTCCAGCAGGACCTTTACTGTTTCTCCTACTCCTAA